The Gemmatimonadaceae bacterium nucleotide sequence GCCCCGCAGCGTCGGGCAAGTCGAGCACCGCCCAGTGGGTGGCGCGCCAGCTGGGGATCTTCCACGTCGACAGCGGCGCGTTCTACCGCGCCCTGACGGCGGTGGCACTGGAAGGGGAGCCGGACCGGTCGCGATGGACCGCGGCGGGGGTGGTCGCGGGCGGGGCCCGGGTCAGCGTCGTGCCCGGGGAGCGCACCTTCATCCCGCTGATCGACGGCGTGCGGGACGACGACCGCCTGCGCGGCAGCGAGGTCACCGCCGGCGTCTCGGTGGTGGCGTCGATGGCCGAGGCCCGGGCATGGGTGAACGCCCAGGTGCGGGCCGCCGCGCGCGAGCACCCGGTGGTGGTCGACGGGCGCGACATCGGCACGGTGGTGTTCCCGGACGCCACGCTCAAGATCTTCCTCGTGGCCGACTCCTGGGAGCGGGCGCGCCGCCGGCTGCAGCAGCGGCTGGGCCGCGCGCCGGCCGAGGACGAGATCGCCGAGGAAACCGAGGCGCTGGTGCGCCGGGACGCGGCCGACCGTACCCAGACGGTCCAGGCGCTCGATGCCGTGATGCTGGACACCACGTACCTGACGCAGGCGGACCAGGTCGCCAG carries:
- the cmk gene encoding (d)CMP kinase, with translation MSQPLVIAIDGPAASGKSSTAQWVARQLGIFHVDSGAFYRALTAVALEGEPDRSRWTAAGVVAGGARVSVVPGERTFIPLIDGVRDDDRLRGSEVTAGVSVVASMAEARAWVNAQVRAAAREHPVVVDGRDIGTVVFPDATLKIFLVADSWERARRRLQQRLGRAPAEDEIAEETEALVRRDAADRTQTVQALDAVMLDTTYLTQADQVARIVALARAALDRGADADG